Proteins encoded together in one Sceloporus undulatus isolate JIND9_A2432 ecotype Alabama chromosome 4, SceUnd_v1.1, whole genome shotgun sequence window:
- the NDC1 gene encoding nucleoporin NDC1 isoform X1, whose product MFHSTREQLNILGWRAAASIAWSVLLLPLCVAVFVTISNIDFVHPVQWITGSFNDLYTSYVIFCILLMSVVIVVINIFNVEFHAVVPSIPCSRLALISKIIHPQQVIHSVAHAVMGMLVAWCAAIMTKGKFLFLSVPCTNTESAADADLNVCLNEYHLFLLLLGAFMGYSYSLRYLVNNLNYLPFPVIQQYKYLRFRRALPLLAKHSCVESLYMVRNFCAAYYFFGYIPRAWLITTMNLQTNSKLPLLDTVAGLLDLSLLYHSWLCGLFLLMTWYIAWLLFRIFSTEAHHFPVQPTFVEEADQCLPKVLNSNPPPLLKFLALQDLMFLSQYSPVRRQEVFSLSQPGGHPHNWTSISKECLNLLNDLTQKLIIHQEVAAANGRLKQPPMGDLRQPPTSPGAATEENLFQTPRSILLSRAHMPSLVKSSLLPLKASPVSDLGSNLESPFSPVPLSRKSGVLDLSSPWHGSVQSPHIMRRGPKLWTSDMQWTDSPHETRPTITVAKSANEVVQPSYFCMWLQSKKEQLKSFLSKRVLIMYFFSKHPEASIQALFSDTQMHIWALEGLSHLVAASFTEDRYGVVQTTLPAILNTLLTLQEVVDKHFKLPHVSSKPPRISGNLADTSYKTLRFALRASLKTAIYRITTTFGEHLNAVQVSSEHKKRLQQFLEFKE is encoded by the exons atCTTGGGATGGAGAGCAGCTGCAAGTATTGCTTGGTCTGTGCTTTTGCTTCCTCTCTGTGTTGCAGTCTTTGTCACCATTAGCAATATTGACTTTGTCCACCCTGTGCAATGGATCACAG gtTCATTCAATGATTTGTATACCTCCTATGTTATCTTTTGTATACTTCTGATGTCTGTGGTAATAGTGGTAATAAATATCTTCAATGTTGAATTTCATGCAG ttgtgccttcaattccttgTTCCCGATTGGCATTGATCAGCAAGATTATCCACCCCCAGCAGGTGATCCATTCAGTTGCCCATGCTGTCATGGGAATGCTGGTGGCGTGgtgtgctgccattatgacaaaGGGAAAGTTCCTGTTTTTATCTGTGCCCTGCACAAATACAGAAAG TGCAGCTGATGCTGATCTGAATGTGTGCCTAAATGAGTACCACCTCTTTCTCTTGCTCCTTGGAGCTTTTATGGGTTACAGCTACAGTCTCCGGTATCTTGTCAATAATTTGAACTACCTTCCATTCCCAGTTATACAG CAATACAAGTACCTGCGCTTCAGAAGAGCCCTTCCACTACTGGCAAAGCATAGTTGTGTGGAGTCACTTTATATGGTTAGGAACTTCTGTGCTGCCTACTACTTCTTTG GTTATATTCCACGGGCATGGCTAATTACCACAATGAACCTTCAAACTAATAG TAAACTTCCTCTTCTCGACACAGTGGCTGGCCTCCTGGATTTGTCTCTCCTGTACCACAGCTGGCTATGTGGTCTGTTTCTTCTAATGACCTGGTATATTGCATGGCTGCTCTTCAGAATCTTTTCTACTGAG gCACATCACTTTCCTGTCCAGCCAACTTTTGTAGAAGAAGCAGACCAGTGTTTACCTAAAGTCTTAAACAGCAACCCTCCACCTCTTTTAAAG TTCTTAGCTTTACAGGACCTGATGTTTCTCTCCCAGTATTCCCCTGTGCGACGTCAAGAGGTCTTTAGCCTTAGCCAACCAG GTGGACATCCGCACAACTGGACTTCAATTTCCAAGGAGTGCTTGAATCTTCTAAATGATCTCACGCAGAAGCTGATAATTCACCAAGAAGTTGCAGCTGCAAATGGAAGGCTGAAACAGCCACCTATGGGAGACTTACGACAACCCCCTACCTCTCCAG GAGCAGCAACAGAAGAGAACTTGTTTCAAACCCCGAGGTCCATCCTTCTTTCTCGAGCCCATATGCCTTCTCTGGTTAAATCATCTTTGTTGCCTTTAAAAGCTTCACctgtgtctgatcttggaagcaattTAGAGTCACCTTTTAGTCCTGTTCCTCTGAGTCGCAAGTCTGGAGTGTTGGATTTAAGCTCTCCTTGGCATGGATCAGTCCAGAGCCCTCACATTATGAGAAGAGGACCAAAACTGTGGACATCAG ATATGCAGTGGACAGACTCTCCACATGAAACCCGCCCAACAATTACTGTTGCAAAAAGTGCTAATGAAGTAGTGCAACCAAGTTATTTCTGTATGTGGCTTCAGAGCAAGAAAGAACAG CTCAAAAGTTTCTTGTCAAAACGAGTATTGATAATGTATTTTTTCAGCAAG CACCCTGAGGCTTCAATCCAGGCCCTCTTTTCTGATACCCAGATGCATATTTGGGCTTTGGAAG GTTTATCACATCTTGTAGCAGCCTCATTTACTGAAGATAGATATGGAGTTGTCCAAACAACACTGCCAGCTATTCTGAATACTTTGTTAACTCTTCAAGAG GTGGTAGACAAGCACTTCAAACTTCCTCATGTTTCCAGCAAACCCCCCAGGATCTCAGGGAATCTGGCAGACACTTCCTACAAAACCCTTCGATTTGCTTTAAGAGCCTCACTGAAAACTGCCATATATCGGATAACCACCACATTTGGAGAACACCTAAA TGCAGTTCAAGTATCTTCAGAACATAAGAAAAGACTCCAGCAGTTCCTTGAGTTTAAGGAGTAG
- the NDC1 gene encoding nucleoporin NDC1 isoform X2, translating to MFHSTREQLNILGWRAAASIAWSVLLLPLCVAVFVTISNIDFVHPVQWITGSFNDLYTSYVIFCILLMSVVIVVINIFNVEFHAVVPSIPCSRLALISKIIHPQQVIHSVAHAVMGMLVAWCAAIMTKGKFLFLSVPCTNTESAADADLNVCLNEYHLFLLLLGAFMGYSYSLRYLVNNLNYLPFPVIQQYKYLRFRRALPLLAKHSCVESLYMVRNFCAAYYFFGYIPRAWLITTMNLQTNSKLPLLDTVAGLLDLSLLYHSWLCGLFLLMTWYIAWLLFRIFSTEAHHFPVQPTFVEEADQCLPKVLNSNPPPLLKFLALQDLMFLSQYSPVRRQEVFSLSQPGGHPHNWTSISKECLNLLNDLTQKLIIHQEVAAANGRLKQPPMGDLRQPPTSPDMQWTDSPHETRPTITVAKSANEVVQPSYFCMWLQSKKEQLKSFLSKRVLIMYFFSKHPEASIQALFSDTQMHIWALEGLSHLVAASFTEDRYGVVQTTLPAILNTLLTLQEVVDKHFKLPHVSSKPPRISGNLADTSYKTLRFALRASLKTAIYRITTTFGEHLNAVQVSSEHKKRLQQFLEFKE from the exons atCTTGGGATGGAGAGCAGCTGCAAGTATTGCTTGGTCTGTGCTTTTGCTTCCTCTCTGTGTTGCAGTCTTTGTCACCATTAGCAATATTGACTTTGTCCACCCTGTGCAATGGATCACAG gtTCATTCAATGATTTGTATACCTCCTATGTTATCTTTTGTATACTTCTGATGTCTGTGGTAATAGTGGTAATAAATATCTTCAATGTTGAATTTCATGCAG ttgtgccttcaattccttgTTCCCGATTGGCATTGATCAGCAAGATTATCCACCCCCAGCAGGTGATCCATTCAGTTGCCCATGCTGTCATGGGAATGCTGGTGGCGTGgtgtgctgccattatgacaaaGGGAAAGTTCCTGTTTTTATCTGTGCCCTGCACAAATACAGAAAG TGCAGCTGATGCTGATCTGAATGTGTGCCTAAATGAGTACCACCTCTTTCTCTTGCTCCTTGGAGCTTTTATGGGTTACAGCTACAGTCTCCGGTATCTTGTCAATAATTTGAACTACCTTCCATTCCCAGTTATACAG CAATACAAGTACCTGCGCTTCAGAAGAGCCCTTCCACTACTGGCAAAGCATAGTTGTGTGGAGTCACTTTATATGGTTAGGAACTTCTGTGCTGCCTACTACTTCTTTG GTTATATTCCACGGGCATGGCTAATTACCACAATGAACCTTCAAACTAATAG TAAACTTCCTCTTCTCGACACAGTGGCTGGCCTCCTGGATTTGTCTCTCCTGTACCACAGCTGGCTATGTGGTCTGTTTCTTCTAATGACCTGGTATATTGCATGGCTGCTCTTCAGAATCTTTTCTACTGAG gCACATCACTTTCCTGTCCAGCCAACTTTTGTAGAAGAAGCAGACCAGTGTTTACCTAAAGTCTTAAACAGCAACCCTCCACCTCTTTTAAAG TTCTTAGCTTTACAGGACCTGATGTTTCTCTCCCAGTATTCCCCTGTGCGACGTCAAGAGGTCTTTAGCCTTAGCCAACCAG GTGGACATCCGCACAACTGGACTTCAATTTCCAAGGAGTGCTTGAATCTTCTAAATGATCTCACGCAGAAGCTGATAATTCACCAAGAAGTTGCAGCTGCAAATGGAAGGCTGAAACAGCCACCTATGGGAGACTTACGACAACCCCCTACCTCTCCAG ATATGCAGTGGACAGACTCTCCACATGAAACCCGCCCAACAATTACTGTTGCAAAAAGTGCTAATGAAGTAGTGCAACCAAGTTATTTCTGTATGTGGCTTCAGAGCAAGAAAGAACAG CTCAAAAGTTTCTTGTCAAAACGAGTATTGATAATGTATTTTTTCAGCAAG CACCCTGAGGCTTCAATCCAGGCCCTCTTTTCTGATACCCAGATGCATATTTGGGCTTTGGAAG GTTTATCACATCTTGTAGCAGCCTCATTTACTGAAGATAGATATGGAGTTGTCCAAACAACACTGCCAGCTATTCTGAATACTTTGTTAACTCTTCAAGAG GTGGTAGACAAGCACTTCAAACTTCCTCATGTTTCCAGCAAACCCCCCAGGATCTCAGGGAATCTGGCAGACACTTCCTACAAAACCCTTCGATTTGCTTTAAGAGCCTCACTGAAAACTGCCATATATCGGATAACCACCACATTTGGAGAACACCTAAA TGCAGTTCAAGTATCTTCAGAACATAAGAAAAGACTCCAGCAGTTCCTTGAGTTTAAGGAGTAG
- the LOC121928987 gene encoding MICOS complex subunit MIC13-like, which produces MRETDAGACGRKISAAGAELPLEWRRHGLIMALLVFPLIKFLVKRGLAGGTVYVVYDQDLLSRDKEGACAPQKTQQALPLALDEWMKYFGWHLPAIPKTEFSLCNAGNSGVRTVIGAYSVALTQANEYTQHGWKYVKYLVK; this is translated from the coding sequence ATGAGAGAGACAGACGCCGGTGCTTGTGGCCGAAAAATCAGTGCAGCTGGTGCCGAGTTGCCCTTGGAGTGGCGAAGGCATGGTTTGATCATGGCGTTGCTTGTCTTTCCGCTGATTAAGTTCCTGGTCAAAAGAGGCTTAGCTGGAGGCACCGTCTATGTGGTCTATGACCAAGATCTGCTAAGCAGAGACAAGGAAGGAGCCTGTGCCCCCCAGAAAACCCAACAAGCCCTCCCTCTGGCACTGGATGAATGGATGAAATATTTCGGATGGCATCTTCCAGCCATTCCCAAAACCGAATTTTCTCTCTGCAATGCCGGGAATTCAGGGGTCCGGACAGTCATAGGCGCTTACTCCGTGGCTCTCACCCAGGCCAATGAGTATACCCAGCATGGTTGGAAATATGTGAAGTATCTTGTCAAGTGA